The genomic segment GACTGCTAATCCAATCTTTACTAGTCTTCAGTCCAACAACTAAAATTACATCTTCCTGAAGTAACTTTTCTTGTTGCCTGAccaaacattttaacagttaacaaaTTTGTATATAGgtagtattcatttatttgtattgccTGTGTTATTTTCCACTTTCTTTTCCAGCAATGTGCTTTTCCATTCTTCATGATTTCTTTGGATGCAGTCATCAGTCGACTAACATTCTTTTAGAGCTCCTGCAGGTTTTAAGCTTATTTTCTTCATGCATGGGGAACACATAGTCTAGCCATAAGGCAAGAAAATAAGGTTGAATCCCAGGAGAACTATAAGCAAGTTAGAGTGATGAATGCAGCCAAAGAAACATGTCGAATGGAAAAGCAAATGCTGAAATCATTTACTTCACCTGCAAGATGGGATATAATGTGTTTTAACACTGAAAATTACAAACTTCGGCTTTAAGTACTCTCATAATTAGTAGTTGGGAAGTGGATAGCACATTTGACAAGCAGCAACTTGctgtttgattttgatttgttGTGTATAGGAAACTTTTTACTTTATGTTTTTGAACCCAGCCCATTCACACTTTGTGCATGATTTTGCCAAACGCCTATAGATCTATCACTTTTCTAGTATTATCCAGAAAGTATGTGTAACTACAatgaacattaaacatttgtacatagaaataaatgtaatgtggTGTGAATGATATCCTGGTTCTCTCTCAGGCTCTATGGACATTGACTGATGGGATCCACATCAAAATATTTCAGCCCACCAGACCTAAACCAGTTCCTCGCAATAACAGTTCATCCATAATATCTGCGTTTGACATGGGAATCAGTGATGAGGAGTGGGAAAGACTACAGAAGGCTATTGACTGGCCTATTCCAGATCAAGAAATAATTTATCTGAATCAGAGCACAAGTCCAGTTCACTCAACTTTCTCTATTGTGGGACTCAAAGAGAGTTACAAAGTGGGAGAACATATCTCTGTTATTATCACAGCCAGAGACCACAACAAGAACCTGAAAAGATATGGAGGAGATTTTTTCAAAGCAAAACTTTTCAATGCAGAGCTAAAGGTGTGTtacattataaatttttttttaaatacatttttttatgaaaaaataaatattgtttcaaATATTGTTTCACTTAAcagcaaaatattacatattatatttaggtttaaaagcgtaaaaaaattttttttaccaacatgcaTTAGTTTCACATATGCATCACTTTATTCTTTTCTATTTATCTTAAAGGCGAGTGTGTATGGGGAGGTTGTGGATCATCATAACGGGACTTACTCTGTTGCACTTCTTCTGCCGTGGGAAGGTCTGGCACAAGTTTCTGTACGTCTAGAGCACTCCAGTGAAGTTGTGCAGATTCTTAAAAAATACAGGGAGTCTTCATTCGCACGCAGCCACTATAATGGCTACTTTGAAGGGCCAGGACTCAATAAAACTAAGATCCATGAAGTAGTAGAATGTAATCTTAAGTGGGGTGCAGATGGAAGTTGGAGGAAAGGTGACTGCTGCTGTGAGTATAAGGATATAAAAACAGGGACGGTGTGGCAGTGTGAGAGACCAAAGGAACTTTCCTGTGACAAACTGGTTCATCACTCTTATGGACGTTTGGAAAACCCATTAAATATTTTTGAGCAGCAGCTTTTTACAAAGTAATGACTCAAAATAAAttccaaaataatttttgaattgtaaaaaaaacaaacaaaattctacaaaatgtatgtgtgtttttttttccacaggaaTTTAACAAATGTTGCTATTAGTGGAGACAAAAAAATCATAACTGTCCTTCGCAGCACTACACTTATTGGTACGTTTAAAGGTCTCTGAGCATTTTGACCATCTCTTTTCctgtttgataaaaataaaataaataatggctcttttttcagttttaaaccatTATTAGGCTTGATTCTTCTTTATGTTTATGGTTTGCAAATTGATTCATGGCATTAATATTTGGCATTTCCGTGTgatttccctgtgtttgttccatTTGTTTTTAATCTTGAAATGTTTATACCAACTGTGAATCTCTGCTGCCtcccccgacctctgcttgtttctgttttCGATTTTGGATATCGCTTGAAATACCTGATGCTGTAAAGGCAGagatatgttatatgttatatgccatcgaggactatgtgatGGACTTTGTTGAACTGGTTCATTTAACATCTATGGACGAGATGTTCCACATGACATTTTTCAGAAGAGGCCTAGCTGAACCGCTGCAATCGATTATGCCACTGCATGATCCAAACTGGACACTGGAGTTTTACATAGATCTGGCACTTCAAGTAAGTGGCTCTGCCTtaactgtgggtgttgtggatgaGGAACACCACAGTCCTGCAGTATCTCCCACTCTAGAGAGTCTtaccaagatggctgccagtcgaGAAACGTTCCACAAAATGGCTGCCGTTCCAGAGTGTCGTCACATCATGGCCGCCATTCCAGAGATTCATCACGACATGttcgccagcccagagccactgcgcaagatggccgtcagcccagcaccactgcacaagatttcagagtcaagtcaggtccccgttgatcttccaaagtcaagtcaagtccccgttgatcttccagagtcttccagagtcaagtcaggtccccgtcgatcttccagagcctagtcaggtccccgtcgatcTTCCAGAGCCTAGTCAGGTCCCCATCGAtcttccagagtctagtcaggtccccATCGATCTTCCAGAATAAAGgtccagtcaagtcaccgctgaccgttcagagtcaggtcaagtcaccattaacccccATGAGttaagtaaaaccacagttaaacttcatgagtcaagtcaagtcaacgtcgatcttcatgaacaaagtcaagtcaccattggtcttcatgggcaaggtcaagtcgcCACCAATCTTCATTAACTAAATCAAGTCACAGTGGATATTTAtgagcccagtcaaatcaccacagatcttcCAGATATTCaacacgtctcagctgaacttctaaagccttgtcacgtctcagctgatcaTCCAGAGCCTCATCTCATCCTGTCTGCTGAGcccagcaatgttctctcagcctGTTGTGTTGCTGTCAAGAAGACTGTTACTGCTGTGGAACCATCAGAGGTGgcggcaactgctgcagaaccttcggAGGTGTCAGTATTATCCATCCATGAACTCCCGTCgtgtcctgtcacggctatggaggccgtctatgaactcattgcctgtcctgtcatggccacggaggccaccaaccaactcactgtctgtcctgtcacagccacggaggccatccatgaactccCCGCCTGTCCCGTCACGACCATGGAGGCCGCCTATGAACTCTCGTTCTGttctgtcatggctatggaggccgtcTATGAACTCTCGCTCattcctgtcatggctatggaggccatgTGTGAACTTTTTTATATGCCTTATCATGGTCACAGAGGCCACCATTAATCTGTTTATGTTATCTGTTCCAGTCCCTCCTAACctgacttgctctcctgtgcaaTTGACTACACTGTCacggtcctctgctccgccctggtgggcttctgtctcgtctgtttggctgtggtggtcctctgctctgcactggtgggcttctgtcccatctgctcgactgtggtggttctctgctccaccctggtgggcttctgtctcgtctgctcggctgtggtggtcctttgCTCCACCCTGGTGCGCTCCTGCTCCCCTTGCTGCACCCTGGTGggttccagctccacctgctttgccctggtgggcttcagctCTCCTCCTGGTGGGTTCCAGCTCCACTTGCTCTTCCCTGGTGGGGTCCAGCTCTGCCCGGTGAGCTCCTGTTCCCCTGTTAAGcacaggaagggctcctgttcccctttttaagcccaggaagggctcctattccccatgttaggcccaggaagggctcctgttccccatgttagccccaggaagggctcctgttccccatgttaagCCAaagaagggctcctgttccccagttaagcccaggaagggctcctgttccccatgttaggcccaggaagggctcctgttccccatgttagccacaggaagggctcctgtcccccatgttaagcccaggaagggctcctgttccccatgttaggcccaggaaggggtcctgttccccatgttagcACCAAGAAGGGCTCCTGTCCCCcaagttaggcccaggaagggctcctgttccccagttaaccccaggaagggctccagttctgcctgaTCCACCCTGGCTTCCAGCTCTGCCGGCTCTGCCCCGGCCACTCCATTTCCACACGGACCTTGCCCTCCATCCTTCCGTCTCTCCCCCTGTTCCACCTCCACTCCACCACCCTGCTAGATTGTTTAGAGCGTCTGGAAACCCTCCTTGCGGGGAGGGGGGGTGGAGCTATTCCACAATCATCAGCTgcagtgcccatgaactccaatagagggcactccactcaggactctggcattcTTGTATTTCCATTctcaactccatttcccataatcccatgcttagggctaataaccaccaggtgttccccattaccactcccctatataaactgtgtttggatgCTCAATAAGCGCGAAGACTTGTTTAGTTCCTGCTGGCATTCCGAgtgtttccctgtgtttgttccttccgtgtttgatcttggattgtttataccaacTGTGATTCTATTCTGCCTGCCCCTacctctgcttgtttctgtttttcGATTTTGGATATCCCTTGATATCCCTGATGCTGTCCTTTTGATCATTGCCTGTTCGACCATTCTGATTATAAACCACTGCATATGGAtgcgaacgtctctgactccacactacagtatgggtcaaaattattgatttctcttttatgccaaaatcattaggatattaagtaaagatcatgtttcatgaaaatatttagtaaatttacTACCACAAGTGTATTAACACTTAAttattgattagtaatatgcattgctaagaacttcatttggacatctttaaaggcgtattttgatttatttgcatCCTCATTTTCAAGATTTTCAAAATAGTTCTATCTCTgctaaatattgtccgatccaaacaatttattcagctttcagatgatgtagaaatctcaattttgaaaaaaaaaaaaaaaaccctgacactttgtggtccagggtcaaaatATCCTCAAGTCGTGACTCTAAGCATAATGGCATAAACATACACATAAATTATACATAAACATACAGATTTTTGTATGCATGTTGCATATGTAAACAAAATTGTTGCTGCatataatatcataaaaaaaatcatcatatatTGTTAACACATGTATACAAATTACACGATGGGTATTTTACATAtgttatacagtacatttatatCTTCATCTACACAGATAATTAATATGTGTTATAATTGCATATGGCAGTATCATTCTCGGTATAGAGTAGGGCTATATGTCATGTTTCATTTCTGTATgggtttctttattttatataggaAATGGTAAAAAACTACATATACCACATATCAGAGGACATATATTATCTGAAATCAAATGTAgtttcaaaataattaatatagcTACAGCAGTcttttctttttgaatgtttctttgttttaggCACAATGGAGAAATGCAGGTCTGGCATGAAGACACCGGTTCCTGCAGGGTTTTATTTGTACGATGTCTGGAAGTCTTTTGTATGCAACACTCGACAGTTCAGTCCTGCACAAATGGCAAACTGTCTTAAAAACAAGACTGTCTATTTGATGGGAGACTCCACCACAAGGCAGTGGTTCGAGTACTTAGAAAGAAACGTGCCAGGCAAGTGTGACTCAGTTTTCAATATTCAGTTTAAGACTTGATAGCATGTATATCATAAATTTAACATGGTACTGACATACAGAGGCTCCTCAAAGGATATGACCacttaaaggattagtttacatcagaattaaatatgtcctgataatttactcatctCATTTTCTCTTCCAACATCAAAATCAAACGACattgttgttttactttatttattttttttgtaaagggtGTTTGATTTTCTTTGCACATTTtctttgtaaacactgggtcgTTACTTCTGCCTACAGTCACGTGTCAACCTTTCCAACATGACTACATGATGTGTGAGAAAATTTGCCAGATAATACCCTTATTCCTCAGTTGAAGCTGCATTAAAACTGCAGTTTGAACTTTCAACCTATTGAtccccattgaagtccactatatggagaaaaatcctgtaaTGTTTTCCTCAAACCTTCATTTATTTTCGAATgaagaaagaaattcagaaaCATATTGGACAACATGGGGgttgtgagtaaattttcaggaAATTTTAAATTCTGGAGTAAAGCAATCCTTTAATCCaaacatttatgaatatattgccattagttgaaaaaaaaatggtgaactTTTCatgcaaaattgcaaaatgtTGTTATGAAAATGGCATATAAAGGTGAAGTTGGTTCTGAAAAAAGCTAATGCAGATCTTGTTCGCAGACACTACTTGGTTTAATATTCTGTACCTAATGCAATTGTAAGACTACCCAGTGTGCAATAATGAATTCACAGAGGGTGGTTGCACATTTAGGGTGgactttacactgtaaaaagtgattatctgtatttattcaataaaattgtgtcaaaaatttacaagcaatattgttaattaaatttaacacattttaattaagtagaattaaccattcaaaatgagtagaataacatgaaaaaatttagtaaaatttacacaaaaaatattgatttcattggaTAAAAAACACTATTCTAAAGAATACtatgttatgcatgccaggccagtagttggcgaacATGAAACACCCTTCGAAAACATTATATGCTTGCACATGACATCAgcctttttacaaattcacatttttgttgcttacataGATATGATAAAGGCAGCATGTTCACAAGGTTGTAAGGCCCCCAAAACAGAATTATTGATGACACCTATAGTTCacgaacagaatcactgaaggaaaaaaaaatattaatttgcttaccattgtagtggtcagtgtttgctttagttggacccttaaaattttaaactgattttttttggtTGCTAGTTGTGATACAGCAGATAGACAGCCCAAGAAGGAAATGAGATCAGGTGgtgttatttgtttttgcatCATCATTTGATCTGGGTTTCTGAGTTGGGTGTGTCTTATCAATGACAGGTGACCTGTGGTTGTAAAATATATGTTTGGGTGTTTTCAGCATTATCTGAGAAATTCTTAGAAGCACCTCTGATCAAAaccttgttaaaaaaaagttttttcatttaggcacacagacatcaagaatcagcctgagaacctcaacaatggtgacagtCAAAAAGCATGTTACTCAAAACTCATTTTtggctcccatcatgctttgtggcatgaataaattatgagcaacAATTCTATAGTAGCTTGTTTTGTGATTCTAACAGTTTGTCTGAATATGCTGATTGTCACCAttcttgagattcatacgctggttcttgatgtcactGTCTGCCAAAAGAAAGTTTCCTTCTCTCGATCAGAATTCTTAAACTTTTGATTACACTGAAAACTCCAGGCCTTTTATTGTTGAATCACAGGGCTGCTATAATGAATGTTAATGTAACTCAGAGATCAGGCTCTGCATGAGTAGAGATATTCAGGTACAACAAAGATTATGTAAAAGCATAACCACCACCACCTGATCATATTTTTTCTTAGCTTGGCTAGCTGTTATAAATgcaaaaagtaatattaaaacatcaagggtcaagagcacaactaaagcaaacactgaccactataatggtaacCAATAATTTACCCTTTGATTCTGtttgtgaaaagtgaaagtgaagtgacattcagccaagtatggtgacccatactcagaatttgtgctctgcatttaacccatccgaagtgcacacacacagagcagtgaacacacacacacacactgtgagcacacacccggagcagtgggcagccatttatgctgcggctcccggggagcagttgggggttcgatgccttgctcaagggcacctaagtcgtggtattgaaggtggagagagcactgtacatgcactccccccacccacaattcctgccggcccgggactcgaactcacaacctttcgattgggagtccgactctctaaccattaggccacgacttccctcacgAACTTTAGGTGTCTTAaataactctgttttgggggccttaagacacagccttttgaacatgatgcctgtatcatatttatgtaagctacaaaaatgtgaatttgtaaaaaggctgatgtcatgtgcatgcatataatgtttttgaagggtgtttcatgatcgccaactactggcctgacaTGTATAACATAGTGTTCTTTAGCATAGGGTTTATTTgtccaatgaaatcaatatttttgtgtaaattttactgaaatttttcatgttattctactcattttgaattagtatttctacttaattaaaatgtgttaaatttaattaataatattgcttgtaaattttttacacaattttattgaataaatataatCACTTTATACAGTGTATtctgaaaaatatgaatacatattttTAGAAGCAGCACTGATAGTTACAACGCATTACTCCCACTCTTGAACTCTCTCGAAAGTCATCAttacataacattttaacataCAAATAATATCCTCAGcacaaaattattagaacaataTATCTGCTATATTCTCAATAAACAAAATTTGTGTTATCACATGAACTCATGTTAACACATGTGCAATCTTATAAATCAACGCATAACAGGGTTAATACAACAAAAAGTTACTTTACGTATTATTCAAACTTATCAGGAAATATACTAACATATATATTAACATTCATACTTCCCTCAGGTCATTTTaaccagtattttatttattaattttaattgagTTTTCATCTGAGTGGTACATGATTTTTGTTCCACTTGAatttggaacacacacacacaaaagaaaataaacaaaaaagaaataaaaattgagTGGATTTATTTCAGCgttcttaatctttttttttttttttttttttacaaatccttCCCTCGCTGGTTATTTTGACCCGACCAGCATAAGAATCAATGGAATGTCGAAAAACATTCAaattcatatttgttttgttttttttaaatacaaactcTGACACaatccagaaaaataaataaataaaatgtccaaaccaaaCAAAGGGCTGAGACTACAGAATATTCCagaggcaaaaaaataaaaaaataaaaaaaaaacacttacataCCCCACTATACgcgcaatcacacacacacatgcacagagacACATAACATACATTGAGAAAAACAaggtaaataaaacttaaattaatttttttttttttttttttcgcagatAGCCACGTGACTGCTTCATATTCTAATTCAAATAATGAACACCTATTGTGTAGATTTGAAGAGTCATTCACTTCTGTGAAAAGAATAAATCATAATACAAACTAAAATTTCATGTATATTTTAGTGCATGTTCAATTTGTTTCAAGCCCCCCTTCAGAAGCACTTGGAAAGCTTTGAGTAATGAATCATTTTAACATACAGTTTAGGGGAAATACTTGGAGCTGCAAAGCTTCCTTTAACT from the Carassius carassius chromosome 7, fCarCar2.1, whole genome shotgun sequence genome contains:
- the LOC132144106 gene encoding NXPE family member 3-like; translated protein: MVMPFKKKSNAPVCRLCSLICRPYALLQACFLWTLFCLALWTLTDGIHIKIFQPTRPKPVPRNNSSSIISAFDMGISDEEWERLQKAIDWPIPDQEIIYLNQSTSPVHSTFSIVGLKESYKVGEHISVIITARDHNKNLKRYGGDFFKAKLFNAELKASVYGEVVDHHNGTYSVALLLPWEGLAQVSVRLEHSSEVVQILKKYRESSFARSHYNGYFEGPGLNKTKIHEVVECNLKWGADGSWRKGDCCCEYKDIKTGTVWQCERPKELSCDKLVHHSYGRLENPLNIFEQQLFTKNLTNVAISGDKKIITVLRSTTLIGTMEKCRSGMKTPVPAGFYLYDVWKSFVCNTRQFSPAQMANCLKNKTVYLMGDSTTRQWFEYLERNVPGIKRMDLHTPPANGPLMAVELKNNIIVHWRPHGVPVRFSKMPITDLHYISNDIDEIAGGPHAVIVFTFFAHLVFHPITFYVYEVAKIRQSVVALLRRAPETTIIIKSGNTAGLKNIFQSDWHVLQLDTVMREMFRDIDGVIFLDVWQMTSCHYLREHIHPRPVIIANEINMFLSNVSPSCGLKLILFHKENGKLTWLNEG